Proteins encoded together in one Thermococcus gammatolerans EJ3 window:
- a CDS encoding ABC transporter permease codes for MRWVDFKESLQDFVNEFKREKTGMLGLALLILLIIVAAAAPLITMPNFPEKWKDPQYWEEYPQTVPPTWYNKFTSHDLMGQVVYTSKDLQITRNGRTVEIKATYTLPEGYYDGPKGIIIKGFQLQKSGGTPFKPKMNIYLDRPDGKSVQLVNNKEVSSGITVAIGRDSEIAKNVYMWLYETTTGKTISPDEVPLSVILIQDMVRPLFAVVDPSAYKTSGNESVVEEIIMNPKPLHGTYTLRITIRDYPQAKVDVSNITVTFLGRVYGNMGTDYLGRDLWGAIVWGSRISLVIGITVSLLSTIIGLVYGVTSAYLGGNADEILMRINELFSSIPSLPILILIGATLGHIRLSLIVVLLVVFGWMGVARISRSMALQIKEQTYIEAAKALGAGTGRIVFKHILPQLLPYAFAVIALGVPVAVISEASLSFLGLGDPTQVTWGQILHDAQMKFAATKGYWWWVLPPGLGIALVGLTFVLIGTALDRILNPRLRRL; via the coding sequence ATGAGGTGGGTTGATTTCAAAGAAAGCCTTCAGGATTTCGTCAACGAGTTCAAGCGTGAGAAGACCGGAATGCTCGGTCTTGCCCTTCTTATCCTCCTAATTATTGTGGCCGCCGCCGCTCCACTGATAACGATGCCCAACTTCCCTGAGAAATGGAAGGATCCCCAGTACTGGGAGGAGTATCCCCAGACAGTTCCCCCAACGTGGTACAACAAGTTCACTTCCCACGACCTTATGGGTCAGGTTGTCTACACTTCAAAGGATCTTCAGATTACCAGAAATGGGAGAACAGTGGAGATAAAGGCTACCTACACCCTTCCTGAGGGCTACTACGATGGTCCTAAGGGCATAATCATTAAGGGATTCCAGCTCCAAAAATCGGGGGGCACTCCGTTCAAACCCAAGATGAACATATACCTCGACAGACCGGACGGGAAATCAGTGCAGCTGGTCAACAACAAAGAGGTCAGCTCTGGCATAACAGTGGCCATTGGAAGGGACAGTGAGATAGCCAAGAACGTTTACATGTGGCTGTACGAAACCACGACCGGGAAGACCATATCACCCGATGAGGTTCCCCTGAGCGTTATTCTGATACAGGACATGGTCAGACCACTCTTTGCCGTTGTCGATCCCAGCGCCTACAAGACCAGCGGAAACGAGAGCGTAGTTGAAGAGATCATTATGAACCCCAAACCCCTTCACGGCACTTACACGCTCAGGATCACTATCAGGGATTACCCCCAGGCTAAGGTTGACGTAAGCAACATAACGGTTACGTTCCTCGGCCGCGTCTACGGGAACATGGGTACGGACTACCTCGGAAGGGATCTCTGGGGAGCTATCGTCTGGGGCAGCAGGATATCCCTGGTCATCGGTATAACAGTTTCCCTCCTGAGCACCATAATAGGGCTCGTTTATGGTGTCACGAGCGCTTATCTCGGCGGCAACGCTGATGAGATCCTCATGCGTATAAACGAGCTCTTCAGCAGCATACCGTCCCTGCCTATCCTCATCCTCATAGGAGCAACGCTGGGTCACATAAGGCTCTCCCTCATAGTGGTGCTACTTGTGGTCTTTGGATGGATGGGAGTGGCTAGGATTTCGCGCAGTATGGCACTGCAGATCAAGGAGCAGACGTACATTGAGGCTGCCAAAGCTCTCGGCGCCGGGACGGGGAGGATAGTCTTCAAGCACATCCTCCCGCAGCTCTTGCCCTACGCCTTCGCGGTTATAGCCCTGGGTGTGCCCGTAGCGGTCATCAGTGAGGCATCCCTGAGCTTCCTCGGCCTCGGCGATCCAACTCAGGTTACCTGGGGACAGATACTTCACGATGCCCAGATGAAGTTCGCGGCGACGAAGGGCTACTGGTGGTGGGTTCTTCCTCCTGGGCTTGGAATAGCCCTAGTTGGCCTGACCTTCGTCCTGATCGGTACGGCGCTTGATAGGATACTCAACCCGAGGCTTAGGAGGCTGTGA
- a CDS encoding ABC transporter ATP-binding protein — MAKNILEVRNLKMYYFTNRGMVRAVDDISFDLKKGEVLGLAGESGCGKSSLGFTLMGMPTPPGKIVDGSIKIDGREIVGLPEDVLRKEIRWQKISMIFQGAMNALNPVYTVGYQMIEPLVLHKGMSKDEALDRAQKYLELVGLDPEIVYRYPHELSGGMKQRVIIASALLLEPDVVIADEPTTALDVVVQAQIINLMKKLKKDLGLSMIFITHDLSILAEISDKVAIMYAGKIIEIGDSEKIYYEPAHPYTQKLLASIPRLHEDVEKLEFIPGQPPNLINPPKGCRFHPRCPYAMDVCKEQEPELKEIDKDHYAACWLL; from the coding sequence ATGGCAAAGAACATCCTCGAGGTTAGAAACCTGAAGATGTATTACTTCACGAACAGGGGTATGGTCCGTGCCGTCGACGACATAAGCTTTGACCTCAAAAAAGGAGAAGTCCTGGGACTTGCCGGTGAGAGCGGTTGCGGCAAGTCCTCCCTTGGTTTTACCCTCATGGGAATGCCAACCCCTCCGGGGAAGATAGTCGACGGAAGCATCAAGATTGACGGCAGGGAAATCGTTGGTCTTCCGGAAGATGTCCTCAGGAAGGAGATCCGCTGGCAGAAGATTTCGATGATATTCCAGGGAGCCATGAACGCCCTTAACCCAGTTTACACCGTTGGGTACCAGATGATAGAGCCTTTAGTCCTCCACAAGGGTATGAGCAAGGACGAGGCCCTGGACAGGGCTCAGAAATACCTTGAGCTCGTAGGTCTCGACCCCGAGATCGTCTACCGCTACCCACACGAGCTGAGCGGTGGTATGAAGCAGCGTGTCATTATAGCTTCCGCCCTCCTGCTTGAGCCCGACGTTGTCATTGCGGACGAGCCAACAACGGCTCTGGACGTCGTTGTTCAGGCCCAGATCATAAACCTGATGAAGAAGCTGAAGAAGGATCTTGGCCTCTCAATGATATTCATCACCCACGACCTCAGCATCTTGGCTGAGATCAGTGACAAAGTTGCCATCATGTATGCGGGGAAGATCATTGAGATCGGCGACAGTGAGAAAATATACTACGAGCCCGCTCACCCGTACACACAGAAATTACTCGCTTCTATTCCAAGGCTCCATGAGGACGTTGAAAAGCTCGAGTTCATCCCGGGACAGCCGCCCAACCTCATTAACCCGCCGAAGGGCTGCCGCTTCCACCCGAGGTGCCCCTACGCGATGGACGTTTGTAAGGAGCAGGAGCCTGAACTGAAGGAGATTGATAAGGATCACTATGCCGCATGCTGGCTGCTGTGA
- a CDS encoding ABC transporter ATP-binding protein, giving the protein MAEPVLKVENLKKYFPIKRSFIDTLKGAPQRYVKAVDGISFEIGKQQVFALVGESGCGKSTTGKLIVKLLEPTDGRIYLEGQDVTDIVTKEEVLAYRRKVQIIFQDPFSSMNPRFRIFDILEEPLLIHGIGETRAEREELIYKALEMVKITPPEDYVGRFPHMLSGGQRQRVAIARALILNPTFIVADEPVSMLDVSIRAEILELMKELKEKMGVTYLYITHDMSTARYFADWMAVMYLGRIVEMGPAKRVIDNPLHPYTRALLAAVPEPKPERRKVIKELPIKGEVPSAANVPPGCRFHPRCIYAQKGLCDVEQPKLIEYEHNHWAECHLVGKF; this is encoded by the coding sequence ATGGCCGAGCCGGTGCTTAAAGTTGAAAACCTTAAGAAATACTTCCCGATTAAGAGGAGTTTCATCGATACCCTCAAGGGTGCTCCCCAGAGGTACGTCAAGGCCGTTGATGGCATAAGCTTTGAGATAGGGAAGCAGCAGGTCTTTGCCCTCGTCGGTGAAAGCGGCTGTGGTAAATCAACGACAGGAAAGCTCATAGTTAAGTTACTTGAGCCAACCGACGGGAGAATATACCTTGAGGGGCAGGACGTTACAGACATAGTCACAAAGGAGGAGGTACTGGCTTACAGGCGTAAGGTTCAGATAATATTCCAGGATCCCTTCAGCTCTATGAACCCCCGTTTCAGGATCTTTGATATTCTCGAGGAGCCGCTTCTCATCCACGGTATCGGTGAAACAAGGGCGGAGCGTGAGGAGCTGATCTACAAGGCCCTTGAGATGGTTAAGATAACCCCGCCGGAGGACTACGTTGGCAGGTTCCCGCACATGCTATCCGGTGGTCAGAGACAGCGCGTTGCTATAGCCAGGGCCCTCATTCTCAACCCGACCTTCATCGTCGCCGACGAGCCGGTCTCGATGCTCGACGTTTCAATCCGCGCCGAGATCCTTGAGCTGATGAAGGAACTCAAAGAAAAGATGGGCGTCACCTATCTCTACATCACCCACGACATGTCCACTGCAAGGTACTTCGCCGACTGGATGGCAGTCATGTACCTCGGAAGGATTGTGGAGATGGGTCCAGCAAAGCGCGTTATTGACAACCCGCTTCACCCGTATACAAGAGCCCTGCTTGCTGCAGTTCCGGAACCAAAGCCAGAGAGGAGAAAGGTCATCAAGGAACTTCCCATCAAGGGTGAGGTTCCAAGCGCCGCCAACGTTCCACCCGGATGCCGCTTCCACCCGAGGTGTATCTACGCCCAGAAGGGTCTGTGTGACGTTGAGCAGCCAAAGCTCATCGAGTACGAACACAACCACTGGGCCGAGTGCCATCTTGTGGGCAAGTTCTGA